From Fervidobacterium sp., the proteins below share one genomic window:
- a CDS encoding chemotaxis protein CheX, with protein sequence MVDVRIVNSVLASAQGTYEAVLQMQAQFGKPQAVKDITPKYNIVTVIGFIGDIEGNFVYSFSEKTALNIVSRMMGMEYNTIDELSLSAIGELGNMTSGSIATNLEKLGYKIDITPPTVITGKDMRITAEGIIIKLPVTLFEAEDVELHIAIRGGK encoded by the coding sequence ATGGTTGATGTGAGGATCGTTAATTCGGTTTTGGCTTCCGCACAAGGTACATACGAAGCAGTATTGCAAATGCAAGCACAATTTGGAAAACCACAAGCTGTCAAGGATATTACACCGAAATATAATATTGTCACGGTTATAGGCTTTATCGGTGATATCGAAGGTAACTTTGTTTACTCATTCAGCGAAAAAACAGCGTTGAACATAGTTTCAAGAATGATGGGAATGGAGTACAACACTATAGACGAACTTTCACTTAGCGCAATAGGCGAATTAGGAAACATGACCTCTGGAAGCATTGCAACTAACTTAGAAAAATTAGGCTACAAAATAGACATCACACCTCCAACTGTTATAACCGGTAAAGATATGAGAATAACAGCCGAAGGCATTATAATAAAACTACCAGTAACACTTTTCGAAGCCGAAGATGTTGAACTCCATATTGCAATAAGAGGAGGAAAATAA
- the fliS gene encoding flagellar export chaperone FliS, with protein MDYTEQMVLTASPAKLIELLLDKAISVLEDAKRLIDEKNYTEANDKIVRAQDIVMELNLALDLEKGGDIAKNLRALYNYMYRTLVEANIKKDKNMIDDVKTLLSDLLSTWREAMKSAGSTASQIDVNKPRINLTF; from the coding sequence ATGGATTACACTGAACAAATGGTTTTAACGGCCAGTCCCGCCAAGTTGATAGAACTTTTGCTTGATAAGGCGATAAGTGTCTTGGAAGATGCTAAAAGATTGATTGATGAAAAAAATTACACAGAAGCCAACGATAAGATAGTAAGAGCACAAGATATCGTTATGGAGCTTAATTTGGCTCTTGATTTGGAAAAAGGCGGTGACATAGCCAAAAATTTGAGAGCACTTTATAACTATATGTATAGAACTTTAGTTGAAGCGAATATAAAGAAAGATAAGAATATGATAGACGATGTTAAAACTCTGCTTTCTGATTTGCTATCAACTTGGCGCGAGGCTATGAAATCGGCAGGAAGCACAGCAAGTCAGATAGACGTTAATAAACCGAGAATTAATCTAACTTTTTAA
- the mtnN gene encoding 5'-methylthioadenosine/S-adenosylhomocysteine nucleosidase, which produces MIVVTGVLKEEIIGVFRELLPLLENGELIKRNYSRGIIGGNEVVTLYGFVGKVESAMIVQAIIDKFHPSYVVHCGSAGSISPHLRIGDVVCGVEYYEHDFQGGNILPIFASTKLIEKIKDVYQNIILGPMVSGDLIVSDKKIKEDLYNKYNALAVDMDSAAIAKVCQENGIEFCSLKVIVDTSEENAHAEYEQYFRKFASLPSTIVSELLDKHLF; this is translated from the coding sequence ATGATTGTCGTTACAGGTGTTTTAAAAGAAGAGATAATAGGAGTTTTTAGAGAATTGCTACCATTGTTAGAAAATGGAGAATTGATAAAACGTAATTACTCAAGAGGAATAATTGGTGGTAACGAAGTAGTGACGTTGTACGGGTTTGTAGGAAAAGTCGAGAGTGCTATGATAGTTCAAGCAATAATAGACAAATTTCATCCATCTTATGTTGTACATTGCGGTTCAGCAGGTTCTATTTCGCCACATTTAAGGATAGGCGATGTAGTATGTGGGGTAGAATACTATGAACATGACTTTCAGGGAGGAAACATACTTCCAATATTTGCATCCACAAAGCTTATAGAAAAGATAAAAGACGTTTATCAAAATATTATACTGGGTCCTATGGTGAGCGGTGATCTTATTGTTAGCGATAAAAAAATAAAAGAAGATTTGTACAACAAATACAATGCCTTAGCTGTTGATATGGACAGTGCTGCGATAGCAAAGGTTTGTCAAGAAAATGGAATTGAATTTTGCTCGTTAAAAGTAATAGTCGATACAAGTGAAGAAAATGCTCATGCAGAATACGAACAATATTTTAGAAAGTTTGCAAGCTTACCATCAACTATTGTATCAGAACTGCTAGATAAACATCTATTTTGA
- the pyrH gene encoding UMP kinase, producing the protein MYRRVLLKLSGEVLSGEAQKGFSDDHVGYLINEIKEISDYGTKLGIVIGAGNLFRGRDFEGLRPTISDQIGMLGTVINALYLKDRFENCGIKTVVVSQIVTLPSVKLINYDDIDLYFDAGYVVIFAGGTSNPFFTTDTGAALRAVEMKAELLIKGTKVSGIYDKDPKLHSDAKKFNVITYDEAIEKDLKIMDTEAFSICRRYNMKILVMNFFEDGNLRKAIRGENVGTLVVPKV; encoded by the coding sequence ATGTACAGACGCGTTTTGTTAAAATTAAGTGGTGAGGTACTAAGTGGTGAAGCACAAAAAGGGTTTAGTGATGACCACGTTGGTTATCTCATAAATGAAATAAAAGAGATATCTGATTATGGTACTAAACTTGGTATTGTTATTGGTGCAGGAAATCTTTTCCGCGGAAGAGATTTTGAAGGACTAAGACCAACTATCTCTGATCAAATAGGAATGCTTGGTACCGTTATAAACGCTCTATACCTTAAGGACAGATTTGAGAATTGTGGAATAAAAACTGTTGTTGTTTCTCAAATTGTTACCCTTCCCTCGGTAAAGTTGATTAATTACGATGATATAGATCTATACTTCGATGCTGGTTACGTGGTTATATTTGCTGGCGGTACAAGTAACCCGTTCTTTACTACTGATACTGGTGCGGCACTTAGAGCTGTTGAAATGAAAGCTGAATTGCTTATCAAAGGAACTAAGGTGTCTGGAATATACGATAAAGACCCAAAGTTACATAGTGATGCAAAAAAATTCAATGTGATAACTTACGATGAAGCGATAGAAAAAGATCTTAAGATAATGGACACAGAAGCATTTTCAATCTGTAGGAGATACAATATGAAAATACTTGTCATGAACTTCTTTGAAGATGGTAACCTAAGAAAGGCTATTAGAGGTGAGAATGTAGGAACACTTGTCGTTCCAAAGGTTTGA
- a CDS encoding DUF5693 family protein, which produces MKVPLFSKNENYINIIIALFSITILCATILRVPIDRSNLSVTVFFDNDPRILFYTGKEEIKPDTQLIIPFEKVELSEEDFLKKIKGKYVGNLEFYGDTIFVRSFYQKTRYDKIVKVHYVKPKELQRYNSFSLFKRLWRAVVERSVEVIVLPNSDVSLQAFEKFSNFFQIYNQIPKPDNSNWNTKIFSVLLGLYVSLQMPIATFCFLLFRVDWLFVSIVSILGTVACYFSSKNNFTKIANFFILGTLTNFSLYSFQYLNDLDTYRGVKASLTILPAIVGLKVLLSLRQNDKPKKTKLDKKQLTLFVFLFVLLIATTIAYVILRSGNYGYVTESEEKIRLVLENVFIIRPRIKELLFIPILLLSTDFRNKYIRIIFDFLGTFALVSIFNSFCHIKAPVFITLYREVITIIVGAVVYAVIVIFKNLLKLWTGKA; this is translated from the coding sequence TTGAAAGTACCTCTTTTTTCAAAAAATGAGAATTACATAAACATAATAATAGCACTATTCTCAATAACCATATTATGTGCAACAATTCTCAGAGTGCCTATCGACAGATCAAATCTCTCAGTTACAGTTTTTTTCGATAACGATCCTCGCATCTTATTTTACACAGGTAAGGAAGAAATAAAACCAGACACACAGTTGATTATACCATTTGAAAAAGTGGAACTATCGGAAGAAGACTTCTTAAAAAAAATCAAAGGTAAATACGTCGGAAATCTTGAATTTTACGGCGATACAATCTTTGTCAGAAGTTTCTACCAGAAGACCAGGTACGACAAAATAGTAAAAGTGCACTATGTTAAGCCAAAGGAATTACAACGATATAACTCATTCTCATTATTCAAAAGACTTTGGAGAGCGGTCGTTGAAAGAAGTGTTGAGGTTATAGTACTACCAAATTCAGATGTATCACTCCAAGCTTTTGAGAAATTTAGCAATTTCTTTCAAATTTATAATCAAATTCCAAAGCCAGACAACTCGAATTGGAACACAAAAATATTTTCAGTACTCCTTGGCTTATATGTCTCTCTACAAATGCCAATTGCAACTTTTTGTTTCTTGCTATTTCGTGTAGACTGGCTCTTTGTAAGTATAGTAAGCATACTTGGAACAGTTGCTTGTTATTTTTCATCAAAAAACAACTTCACAAAAATAGCAAACTTTTTCATATTGGGCACGCTAACCAATTTTTCGCTGTATTCATTCCAATATTTAAACGATCTCGATACATACAGGGGTGTAAAAGCTTCACTTACAATTCTTCCAGCAATCGTTGGATTAAAAGTCCTGCTTTCATTGCGCCAAAACGATAAACCCAAAAAAACGAAACTTGACAAAAAGCAACTCACACTGTTTGTCTTCTTGTTCGTGTTGCTCATTGCAACCACAATCGCTTACGTAATACTAAGAAGCGGAAATTATGGATATGTAACTGAATCCGAAGAAAAGATTAGACTCGTACTTGAAAATGTCTTCATAATAAGGCCGAGGATCAAAGAGCTTTTGTTTATACCAATCCTTCTACTATCTACAGACTTTAGAAACAAATACATAAGAATAATCTTTGATTTCCTCGGAACGTTTGCATTAGTTTCCATATTTAACTCATTTTGCCACATAAAAGCCCCCGTATTTATCACTCTTTACAGGGAAGTTATAACTATAATTGTAGGTGCCGTTGTATATGCAGTCATAGTTATATTCAAAAACCTTCTCAAACTTTGGACAGGAAAAGCATAA
- a CDS encoding NUDIX hydrolase → MEKTISTSVIFDGVLLRVLKDEVLLENGVVSVREYVLHPGAVAVVPVTSDGKVVLVEQYRYPVKQSLVEIPAGKFDKPDENPIECAQRELEEETGYKAGKFIYLGYIHTTPGFSNEVIYLYLAQDLYKGTMAPDEDEILKVHIEDFDDVVKKCINGEITDVKTVIGILRAYFKLRGER, encoded by the coding sequence ATGGAAAAGACGATAAGTACTTCGGTGATATTCGATGGAGTTTTATTGAGAGTTTTAAAAGATGAAGTCTTGCTTGAAAATGGAGTTGTAAGTGTTAGAGAGTATGTGTTGCATCCCGGGGCTGTTGCTGTTGTGCCTGTAACAAGCGATGGTAAAGTCGTTCTTGTTGAACAGTACAGATATCCGGTGAAACAAAGTTTGGTGGAAATACCAGCAGGTAAATTTGACAAACCAGACGAGAATCCTATTGAGTGTGCTCAGCGAGAGCTTGAAGAAGAGACTGGTTACAAAGCTGGGAAATTTATTTATCTTGGATATATACATACAACACCTGGTTTTTCAAACGAGGTGATATATTTGTATTTGGCTCAGGATTTGTACAAAGGTACAATGGCTCCAGATGAGGATGAGATACTTAAGGTACACATTGAGGATTTTGATGATGTGGTAAAGAAATGTATTAATGGAGAGATCACAGATGTAAAAACAGTGATAGGGATATTAAGAGCATATTTCAAATTAAGAGGTGAAAGATGA
- a CDS encoding 50S ribosome-binding GTPase gives MQKQSKNEEINIWYPGHVQKAKKQIKENIRKVDIILITLDARTPVATTSFEIKIFKDKTKIFLLNKSDLSDPNYNRLWLKEISNQFPAILTNKDTTKKELVSFIKSVINKENPHIAVVGVPNVGKSTIINKLLGRHKAKTGGQPGITRGVQWVSVEGLTVLDSPGILYSKIFSKEIAAKLLLIGSLPIESASDDIFEMAFSIYKNAAALDIELYTLLEDFGKKRGFLKKGGIIDIERARFSFFKELSEGKFGRYTYDTDFEKFWEVLRHG, from the coding sequence ATGCAAAAACAAAGTAAAAATGAGGAAATAAATATTTGGTATCCTGGACATGTGCAAAAGGCAAAGAAACAAATCAAAGAAAACATTAGAAAAGTAGATATAATACTCATTACTTTAGATGCAAGAACCCCAGTTGCAACAACCAGCTTTGAAATTAAAATCTTTAAAGATAAGACAAAGATTTTTTTGTTAAACAAATCGGATCTGTCGGATCCAAATTACAACAGGCTCTGGTTAAAAGAAATCTCAAATCAGTTCCCAGCTATATTGACAAACAAAGATACAACTAAAAAAGAACTTGTAAGCTTTATAAAAAGTGTAATAAATAAAGAAAATCCACATATCGCAGTTGTCGGTGTTCCAAACGTCGGTAAATCAACTATTATCAATAAATTACTTGGTCGTCACAAGGCTAAAACAGGTGGTCAACCGGGTATAACCCGCGGTGTCCAGTGGGTGAGTGTAGAAGGCTTAACCGTACTTGACTCACCTGGAATTTTGTATTCCAAGATCTTCTCAAAAGAGATTGCCGCAAAACTATTGTTGATAGGTTCTCTTCCAATCGAAAGTGCCTCTGATGATATCTTCGAGATGGCATTTTCAATCTACAAAAACGCTGCTGCCTTAGACATTGAATTATACACATTACTTGAGGATTTCGGAAAGAAACGCGGATTTTTAAAAAAGGGAGGAATAATTGACATAGAAAGAGCACGTTTTTCATTTTTCAAAGAATTGTCAGAGGGAAAATTTGGCAGATACACTTACGATACAGACTTTGAAAAGTTCTGGGAGGTGCTAAGGCATGGTTGA
- a CDS encoding RluA family pseudouridine synthase, with translation MVNNVKQTNVLGHVFEWHVDESNYFSRIDKFLRKVLKNVPLSAIYKLFRTGKVHLNGQKVKDPSTKLTLGDLVQIMGEDINKYNREYKELKPVKMKLDIIYEDETLLVINKPAHLSVHPGKNINKPSLIEGLKYYGEKAGFEAFLVHRLDKDTSGVMVIAKDRNIARQISEIISSRNVEKKYMALVFGKVQKLVIEEPIDNQYAKTILTPVRYFKIHLDGENVELSLVDVDIETGRKHQIRKHLSLKGFPIVCDKNYGDFKLNRLFAKKYKLQRHFLHCTQIRFNFRGKEYNFIADLSGELKNVLQLLELESGKI, from the coding sequence ATGGTAAACAATGTTAAACAAACAAACGTATTAGGACACGTATTCGAGTGGCATGTGGATGAGTCAAATTACTTTTCAAGAATAGACAAGTTTCTTAGAAAGGTGCTTAAAAATGTACCGCTTAGTGCTATTTATAAACTCTTTCGAACTGGAAAAGTGCATCTTAATGGACAAAAAGTTAAAGATCCTTCAACGAAACTTACCTTAGGAGACTTAGTACAAATAATGGGAGAAGACATTAACAAATACAACAGGGAATACAAAGAACTAAAACCAGTCAAAATGAAATTGGATATAATATACGAAGATGAAACACTTCTTGTCATCAACAAACCAGCACACTTATCTGTTCATCCTGGTAAGAACATTAACAAACCATCTTTAATTGAAGGCTTGAAATATTATGGCGAAAAAGCCGGATTTGAAGCTTTTCTGGTCCACAGACTGGATAAAGACACCTCGGGAGTAATGGTCATTGCGAAAGATAGAAATATCGCAAGACAGATAAGTGAAATAATCTCCTCACGCAACGTCGAAAAAAAATACATGGCTTTGGTTTTTGGAAAAGTTCAAAAGTTAGTTATAGAAGAACCTATCGATAACCAATACGCAAAAACTATTCTGACACCTGTAAGATATTTTAAGATTCATCTTGACGGCGAAAATGTTGAACTATCACTGGTGGATGTAGATATAGAAACCGGTAGAAAGCACCAAATACGAAAGCATTTATCTTTAAAAGGTTTCCCTATAGTTTGTGACAAAAATTATGGCGATTTCAAACTTAACAGACTATTCGCAAAAAAATACAAATTACAAAGGCATTTTCTACATTGCACACAGATCAGGTTCAACTTTAGAGGAAAAGAATACAATTTCATAGCCGATTTGAGCGGAGAATTAAAAAACGTTTTACAGCTGCTGGAGCTGGAGAGTGGTAAGATTTGA
- a CDS encoding chemotaxis protein CheW — protein MEMKFLTFHLGEELFAINIMKVERVKEYEKTTKMPNIADYVEGIINLMGEIVPIINLRRKFMLEDFSNKEKTKIIVVKLENGKKVGFLVDDVREVLTVTDDLIDEPPAHVGGISNAKFISGVIKLPSEMVLTLEVDNLLTAEEKFALSKLA, from the coding sequence ATGGAGATGAAATTTTTGACATTTCACTTAGGTGAAGAGTTGTTTGCCATCAATATAATGAAAGTGGAAAGGGTTAAAGAATACGAAAAAACCACAAAGATGCCGAATATTGCAGATTACGTTGAGGGGATAATCAATTTAATGGGGGAAATAGTTCCAATAATTAACTTGAGAAGGAAATTTATGCTTGAGGATTTTTCTAATAAGGAAAAGACAAAGATAATAGTTGTTAAATTAGAAAACGGAAAAAAGGTTGGTTTTTTAGTCGATGATGTTAGGGAAGTTTTAACTGTTACAGATGATTTAATAGATGAGCCACCAGCACATGTAGGTGGAATTTCTAATGCTAAGTTTATTTCTGGTGTTATAAAATTACCTTCGGAGATGGTTTTGACACTTGAGGTAGATAATTTACTTACTGCGGAAGAAAAGTTTGCACTGTCAAAATTGGCATGA